In Streptomyces longhuiensis, the following proteins share a genomic window:
- the guaA gene encoding glutamine-hydrolyzing GMP synthase gives MPSASPAAAPDTVLVVDFGAQYAQLIARRVREARVYSEIVPSTMPVEEMLAKNPKAIILSGGPSSVYAEGAPRLDRAIFEAGVPVFGMCYGFQLMATTLGGTVDDNGAREYGRTPLTVSRPGSTLFEGTPTEQPVWMSHGDACSAAPEGFTVTASTDVVPVAAFENDAKKLYGVQYHPEVMHSTYGQQVLEHFLYRGAGIEPTWTTGNVIEEQVAAIREQVGTKRAICGLSGGVDSAVAAALVQKAIGSQLTCVYVDHGLMRKGETEQVEKEFVASTGANLKVVDASQRFLDALAGVSDPETKRKIIGREFIRVFEQAQAEIVAEGAADGEDVAFLVQGTLYPDVVESGGGTGTANIKSHHNVGGLPEDLEFALVEPLRQLFKDEVRMVGAELGLPDEIVQRQPFPGPGLGIRIVGEVTKDRLDLLREADAIAREELTAAGLDRDIWQCPVVLLADVRSVGVQGDGRTYGHPIVLRPVSSEDAMTADWTRMPYDVLAKISTRITNEVADVNRVVLDVTSKPPGTIEWE, from the coding sequence GTGCCATCAGCGTCCCCCGCTGCCGCCCCTGACACCGTTCTGGTCGTCGATTTTGGTGCGCAGTACGCCCAGCTCATCGCCCGCCGCGTCCGCGAGGCCCGCGTCTACAGCGAGATCGTGCCGAGCACCATGCCGGTCGAGGAGATGCTCGCCAAGAACCCGAAGGCGATCATCCTCTCCGGCGGCCCCTCGTCCGTGTACGCGGAGGGCGCCCCGCGCCTGGACCGCGCCATCTTCGAGGCCGGCGTCCCCGTCTTCGGCATGTGCTACGGCTTCCAGCTGATGGCCACGACCCTCGGCGGCACCGTCGACGACAACGGCGCCCGCGAGTACGGCCGCACGCCGCTGACCGTCTCCCGCCCCGGCTCCACCCTCTTCGAGGGCACCCCGACCGAGCAGCCCGTGTGGATGTCGCACGGCGACGCCTGTTCGGCCGCGCCCGAGGGCTTCACCGTCACCGCGTCCACGGACGTCGTGCCGGTCGCGGCCTTCGAGAACGACGCCAAGAAGCTGTACGGCGTGCAGTACCACCCCGAGGTCATGCACTCCACGTACGGCCAGCAGGTCCTCGAGCACTTCCTGTACCGGGGCGCCGGCATCGAGCCGACCTGGACCACGGGCAACGTGATCGAGGAGCAGGTCGCCGCGATCCGCGAGCAGGTCGGCACCAAGCGCGCGATCTGCGGCCTGTCCGGCGGCGTCGACTCCGCGGTGGCCGCGGCCCTCGTGCAGAAGGCCATCGGATCCCAGCTCACCTGCGTGTACGTCGACCACGGCCTGATGCGCAAGGGCGAGACCGAGCAGGTCGAGAAGGAGTTCGTCGCCTCGACCGGCGCGAACCTGAAGGTCGTCGACGCGAGCCAGCGCTTCCTCGACGCGCTGGCCGGAGTCTCCGACCCGGAGACCAAGCGGAAGATCATCGGCCGCGAGTTCATCCGTGTCTTCGAGCAGGCACAGGCGGAGATCGTCGCCGAGGGCGCGGCCGACGGCGAGGACGTCGCGTTCCTCGTCCAGGGCACGCTCTACCCGGACGTCGTCGAGTCCGGCGGCGGCACCGGCACGGCGAACATCAAGTCCCACCACAACGTGGGCGGCCTCCCCGAGGACCTGGAGTTCGCGCTCGTCGAGCCGCTGCGCCAGCTCTTCAAGGACGAGGTGCGCATGGTCGGCGCCGAGCTCGGCCTGCCGGACGAGATCGTCCAGCGCCAGCCGTTCCCGGGCCCCGGCCTCGGTATCCGCATCGTCGGCGAGGTCACCAAGGACCGGCTCGACCTGCTGCGCGAGGCCGACGCCATCGCCCGCGAGGAGCTGACGGCGGCCGGTCTCGACCGTGACATCTGGCAGTGCCCGGTCGTCCTGCTCGCGGACGTCCGCAGCGTCGGCGTCCAGGGCGACGGCCGCACCTACGGCCACCCGATCGTCCTGCGCCCCGTCTCCTCCGAGGACGCCATGACGGCGGACTGGACGCGCATGCCGTACGACGTCCTGGCGAAGATCTCGACCCGCATCACGAACGAGGTCGCGGACGTCAACCGCGTCGTGCTCGACGTGACGAGCAAGCCGCCGGGCACCATCGAGTGGGAGTAG
- a CDS encoding class II aldolase/adducin family protein, giving the protein MSTQTPPPIPTEHLQFAMPPVHDSPADERRHRKERLAGALRIFGRLGYEDGVSGHITARDPEYDDCYWVNPFGMPFKHVTVSDLVLANGDGQVVEGRRHVNQAAFTVHAQVHRARPDVVAVAHCHSLYGRALSTLGELIDPITQEACAFYQDHALLDEYTGVAVDPDEGRRIAAALGSYKALILRNHGLLTVGDSVDSAAWWFLSMERSCQVQLAARAAGRPILIDHRQAMASREQLGGDLVAWINHQPLWQDISSAEPDLLS; this is encoded by the coding sequence ATGTCCACGCAGACGCCCCCGCCGATACCCACCGAACATCTCCAGTTCGCGATGCCCCCCGTCCATGACTCCCCGGCCGACGAGCGCCGGCACCGCAAGGAGCGGCTCGCGGGCGCGCTGCGCATCTTCGGGCGCCTCGGCTACGAGGACGGGGTGTCGGGGCACATCACGGCGCGGGACCCGGAGTACGACGACTGCTACTGGGTGAACCCGTTCGGGATGCCGTTCAAGCACGTCACCGTGTCCGACCTGGTCCTCGCCAACGGGGACGGGCAGGTCGTCGAGGGCCGCCGCCATGTGAACCAGGCCGCGTTCACCGTCCACGCCCAGGTCCACCGGGCGCGGCCCGACGTGGTCGCCGTCGCGCACTGCCACTCGCTGTACGGGCGGGCCCTGTCCACGCTGGGCGAGCTGATCGACCCGATCACGCAGGAGGCGTGTGCCTTCTACCAGGACCACGCGCTGCTCGACGAGTACACCGGCGTGGCCGTGGACCCGGACGAGGGGCGGCGGATCGCGGCCGCGCTCGGCTCGTACAAGGCGCTCATCCTGCGCAACCACGGGCTGCTCACCGTGGGCGACTCCGTCGACTCGGCCGCGTGGTGGTTCCTGTCGATGGAGCGCTCCTGCCAGGTGCAGCTCGCCGCGCGGGCCGCGGGCCGCCCGATCCTGATCGACCACCGCCAGGCCATGGCGTCGCGGGAACAGCTGGGCGGCGACCTGGTCGCGTGGATCAACCATCAGCCCCTGTGGCAGGACATCAGCAGCGCGGAGCCGGATCTGCTGTCCTGA
- a CDS encoding ATP-binding protein: MPEAAAPPVDVPRPPRKLYRSSDGRWLGGVARGLAGHLGLPVIWVRLVFVGLFMADGLGALLYAAFWFFVPLGVGGVGSERTPAFTTETAQDGRRRLVARKPDKGQIVALLLMVVVSMVFVGNVNLAGNAKAYLWPTLLVGAGVALVWRQADNARRARWMEAGRRKRTLNLARAAAGVVLVGAGVTGIFVLQGSAEHLGSILQAALAVLVGIALLAGPYLVRMTQDLSEERLMRIRAQERAEVAAHVHDSVLHTLTLIQRNAESASEVRRLARAQERDLRAWLYRPEGNGKDEAEEPGTVGEAVKRSAAEVEDKHGVPLEVVVVGDCPLDDGLSAQMQAAREAMVNAAKYGGEGGAVQVYAEVEEETVFVSVRDRGPGFDLDSIPADRMGVRESIIGRMERNGGTARLRAVPDGGTEVELTMKRAEKTP; encoded by the coding sequence ATGCCGGAAGCCGCAGCACCACCCGTTGACGTTCCGCGGCCGCCGCGCAAGCTCTACCGATCCAGCGACGGACGCTGGCTCGGCGGAGTGGCGCGGGGGCTCGCCGGGCATCTCGGCCTGCCCGTGATCTGGGTGCGGCTGGTCTTCGTGGGCCTGTTCATGGCGGACGGCCTCGGTGCGCTCCTGTACGCGGCGTTCTGGTTCTTCGTCCCGCTGGGCGTCGGCGGCGTGGGCAGCGAGCGGACGCCGGCCTTCACCACGGAGACGGCGCAGGACGGACGGCGCCGACTCGTCGCCCGTAAGCCGGACAAGGGGCAGATCGTCGCCCTGCTCCTCATGGTCGTCGTGTCGATGGTGTTCGTCGGGAACGTGAATCTGGCGGGGAACGCGAAGGCGTACCTGTGGCCGACACTCCTCGTCGGTGCGGGCGTGGCCCTCGTCTGGCGCCAGGCCGACAATGCGCGCCGGGCCCGCTGGATGGAGGCCGGGCGCCGCAAGCGCACGCTGAATCTGGCGCGGGCCGCGGCCGGTGTCGTCCTCGTCGGGGCCGGTGTCACGGGGATCTTCGTGCTCCAGGGTTCGGCCGAGCACCTCGGCTCCATCCTTCAGGCCGCCCTCGCCGTCCTCGTCGGCATCGCACTCCTCGCCGGCCCCTATCTCGTGCGCATGACGCAGGATCTGTCCGAGGAGCGCCTCATGCGGATCCGCGCGCAGGAGCGCGCCGAGGTCGCGGCCCACGTCCACGACTCGGTACTGCACACGCTCACGCTGATCCAGCGGAACGCGGAGAGCGCGAGCGAGGTGCGGCGCCTGGCCCGTGCCCAGGAGCGGGACCTGCGGGCCTGGCTCTACAGACCGGAGGGGAACGGGAAGGACGAGGCGGAGGAGCCCGGCACGGTCGGGGAGGCGGTCAAGCGCAGCGCGGCCGAGGTGGAGGACAAGCACGGAGTGCCCCTCGAGGTCGTGGTCGTCGGCGACTGCCCGCTCGACGACGGTCTCTCGGCACAGATGCAGGCCGCGCGGGAAGCGATGGTGAATGCGGCCAAGTACGGTGGCGAGGGCGGCGCGGTCCAGGTCTATGCCGAGGTCGAGGAGGAGACGGTGTTCGTGTCCGTACGCGACCGGGGCCCCGGCTTCGACCTCGACTCGATTCCCGCGGACCGGATGGGCGTACGAGAATCGATCATCGGCCGGATGGAGCGCAACGGCGGCACGGCGCGGCTGCGCGCGGTGCCGGACGGTGGCACGGAGGTCGAACTGACCATGAAGAGGGCGGAGAAGACCCCATGA
- a CDS encoding chorismate mutase: protein MTATTTATDTTATTTTATGTAEKTGARTSEAADVITGARDRIDALDDRIIGLIQERMAVSAVIQEARITSGGRRVNLAREMEVLGHYRDALGKPGTGLAMTLLELCRGRV, encoded by the coding sequence ATGACTGCCACCACCACCGCCACGGACACCACCGCCACGACCACCACCGCCACGGGCACCGCCGAGAAGACCGGCGCCCGCACCTCCGAGGCCGCCGACGTGATCACCGGCGCCCGCGATCGCATCGACGCGCTCGACGACCGGATCATCGGCCTGATCCAGGAACGGATGGCCGTCTCGGCCGTCATCCAGGAGGCACGGATCACCTCGGGCGGCCGCCGCGTGAACCTGGCGCGCGAGATGGAGGTCCTCGGCCACTACAGGGACGCCCTCGGCAAGCCCGGCACCGGCCTCGCGATGACGCTCCTGGAGCTGTGCCGCGGCCGGGTCTGA
- a CDS encoding LuxR C-terminal-related transcriptional regulator — translation MSDEQGKPDATEASAPETEPVGRHARVVLVDDHRMFRTGVQAEIGRTETTGVEVVGEAADVDQAVTVITATRPEVVLLDVHLPGGGGVEVLRRCAPLMAAADNPVRFLALSVSDAAEDVIGVIRGGARGYVTKTITGTDLVDSIFRVQDGDAVFSPRLAGFVLDAFASTDAPPVDEDLDRLTQREREVLRLIARGYAYKEIAKQLFISVKTVESHVSAVLRKLQLSNRHELTRWATARRLV, via the coding sequence ATGAGTGACGAGCAGGGCAAGCCTGACGCGACCGAGGCGAGCGCGCCGGAGACGGAGCCCGTCGGCCGTCACGCACGCGTGGTCCTCGTCGACGACCACCGGATGTTCCGTACCGGCGTCCAGGCGGAGATCGGCCGCACGGAGACGACGGGCGTCGAGGTGGTCGGCGAGGCCGCGGACGTGGACCAGGCGGTCACGGTCATCACGGCCACGCGCCCCGAGGTCGTCCTCCTCGACGTGCACCTACCCGGTGGCGGCGGCGTCGAAGTCCTGCGCCGCTGCGCCCCGTTGATGGCCGCCGCCGACAACCCGGTCCGCTTCCTGGCCCTTTCCGTCTCGGACGCGGCGGAGGACGTCATCGGCGTCATCCGCGGCGGCGCCCGCGGGTACGTCACCAAGACGATCACCGGCACGGACCTGGTCGACTCGATCTTCCGCGTCCAGGACGGCGACGCGGTCTTCTCACCGCGCCTCGCGGGTTTCGTCCTCGACGCGTTCGCTTCGACGGACGCTCCGCCGGTCGACGAGGACCTCGACCGTCTGACGCAGCGCGAGCGCGAGGTCCTGCGCCTCATCGCCCGCGGCTACGCGTACAAGGAGATCGCCAAGCAGCTGTTCATCTCCGTCAAGACGGTCGAGTCCCATGTCTCGGCGGTCCTGAGAAAGCTCCAGCTGTCGAACCGCCACGAGCTGACGCGGTGGGCTACGGCGCGGCGCCTGGTGTGA
- a CDS encoding LAETG motif-containing sortase-dependent surface protein — MKLRRALAAAAATAAIAPIALLSAPAAFADGTPDTTTVTTETPSTPASTPATDDDTAPSDEPSSPETNPSTPETPSTPASTPATGDDTAPSGKPSDSTSPSPSVSATPSDEPTDPTGICEVDNEDYQSKLSVSISGLPGKIAAGSGWHGFTLNVKNPTKNDLDEAIFYAGVGPNDENAENAYKASQVRLQAKVDGSWVDIDDGDGYSFGFLDLSGIKAGKSVNYQLRLNVKAGAPIGEGLTIGGGFYNDDELDCLSDTSASYIIQIVKPGTDTDGTKPQEGGKVPMPTEKPNDDNTQEVTGSLAETGSSSMVPTIGLIGGVAVVAGAGAVFAVRRRKAGATA; from the coding sequence ATGAAGCTTCGCCGTGCCCTGGCCGCCGCGGCCGCGACGGCTGCAATAGCCCCGATCGCGCTGCTGTCGGCCCCGGCCGCGTTTGCCGACGGAACTCCCGACACGACGACGGTCACGACCGAGACGCCGTCGACGCCGGCCTCCACGCCCGCGACGGACGACGACACCGCCCCGTCGGACGAGCCGTCGTCGCCCGAAACCAACCCGTCCACCCCCGAGACGCCGTCGACGCCGGCCTCCACGCCCGCGACGGGCGACGACACCGCCCCGTCGGGCAAGCCGTCGGACTCCACGTCGCCGTCGCCGTCCGTGTCCGCGACGCCGTCCGACGAGCCGACCGACCCGACCGGCATCTGCGAGGTGGACAACGAGGACTACCAGTCCAAGCTGTCCGTCTCCATCAGCGGCCTGCCCGGCAAGATCGCGGCCGGCAGCGGCTGGCACGGCTTCACCCTCAACGTGAAGAACCCGACGAAGAACGACCTCGACGAGGCCATCTTCTACGCGGGTGTCGGCCCGAACGACGAGAACGCCGAGAACGCGTACAAGGCGAGCCAGGTCCGCCTCCAGGCGAAGGTCGACGGCTCCTGGGTCGACATCGACGACGGCGACGGCTACTCGTTCGGCTTCCTCGACCTGTCGGGCATCAAGGCCGGCAAGTCCGTCAACTACCAGCTCCGCCTGAACGTGAAGGCCGGCGCCCCCATCGGTGAGGGTCTGACCATCGGCGGCGGCTTCTACAACGACGACGAGCTGGACTGCCTCAGCGACACGTCCGCCAGCTACATCATCCAGATCGTGAAGCCCGGCACGGACACGGACGGGACCAAGCCGCAGGAAGGCGGCAAGGTCCCGATGCCGACCGAGAAGCCGAACGACGACAACACCCAGGAGGTCACCGGCAGCCTCGCCGAGACCGGTTCCTCCTCCATGGTCCCGACCATCGGCCTGATCGGCGGCGTCGCCGTGGTCGCCGGTGCCGGTGCCGTGTTCGCCGTGCGCCGCCGCAAGGCCGGCGCCACCGCGTAA
- a CDS encoding DoxX family protein: MAHGMRTDTHTGYVNGSGGWRDSAQRFALLPLRIFLGVTFIYAGLDKLTNSAFFHATGSGSIGEQMRGVRDISAIPAMVDLALKNPAGFGYAIAFGELAVGIGTLIGLLARIAAVGGMLISLSLWLTVSWATEPYYLGNDLAYLMAWLPLVLAGASVFSVDAMLAARRRARGGLS, translated from the coding sequence ATGGCTCATGGCATGCGGACGGACACCCATACCGGTTACGTCAACGGCAGTGGCGGCTGGCGGGACAGCGCTCAACGGTTCGCACTCCTTCCCTTGCGGATCTTCCTCGGCGTCACCTTCATCTACGCGGGGCTCGACAAACTGACCAACAGCGCGTTCTTCCACGCCACCGGATCGGGGTCGATCGGTGAGCAGATGCGCGGCGTGCGGGACATCTCCGCCATCCCCGCCATGGTCGATCTGGCGCTCAAGAACCCGGCCGGCTTCGGCTACGCGATCGCCTTCGGTGAACTGGCCGTCGGCATCGGCACGTTGATCGGTCTGCTCGCCCGGATCGCCGCGGTCGGCGGGATGCTGATCTCGCTGAGCCTGTGGCTGACGGTGAGCTGGGCGACCGAGCCTTATTACCTGGGCAACGATCTCGCCTACCTGATGGCGTGGCTCCCGCTGGTGCTTGCGGGGGCGTCGGTGTTCTCGGTGGATGCGATGCTCGCGGCTCGGCGCCGGGCCCGGGGTGGGTTGAGCTGA
- a CDS encoding pyridoxamine 5'-phosphate oxidase family protein, translating into MTSNWATFTAAEPDLAKTVEERFGQFQHHILATLRRDGSPRTSGLEVRFLHGEFWLGMMPGSLKARDLLRDPRFAIQANPGDGTGMGGGDVRISGRALLVEDPEVIASYTDSVQVPDPDDFHLFRTELTEVSRTFIEDDKYLVVQVWKPGEPVRTAKRT; encoded by the coding sequence ATGACGTCGAACTGGGCCACCTTCACCGCGGCCGAACCGGACCTCGCCAAGACGGTCGAGGAGCGCTTCGGTCAGTTCCAGCACCACATCCTGGCGACCCTCCGCAGGGACGGTTCGCCGCGCACGAGCGGACTGGAGGTGCGGTTCCTGCACGGGGAGTTCTGGCTCGGGATGATGCCGGGCTCGCTCAAGGCCCGCGATCTGCTCCGGGACCCGCGCTTCGCCATCCAGGCCAACCCGGGCGACGGCACCGGCATGGGCGGCGGGGACGTACGGATCTCGGGCCGCGCGCTGCTCGTCGAGGACCCCGAGGTCATCGCCTCGTACACGGACTCGGTCCAGGTGCCCGACCCGGACGACTTCCACCTCTTCCGCACCGAGCTGACCGAGGTCAGCCGCACGTTCATCGAGGACGACAAATACCTGGTCGTACAGGTGTGGAAGCCGGGCGAGCCGGTACGCACCGCCAAGCGCACCTGA
- a CDS encoding PspC domain-containing protein, whose amino-acid sequence MTDHQHASTGAQAGQPQDAVSGRGSGGASAPPAPGQEPGVPAPPGKFRRDRRHGTLGGVCAGLGRHCDMDPVIFRIGLAVLAATGGLGLIFYGFAWLFVPYDDEEENEARKLLSGRVDGPALTAVLFALVGCGLFLSMLNNGGVLTFAAVLALLLAGAGYWSQQRGAADPDPLAAQTVADAPPEAQAPPVTGAPSWWRDPIVKDGTHVGGTGYFWGPDSGVDIRYEPTAHAHRTVWGPDTPSRGPESRAPKQRGPRWIGGWTFLLALAAGCAGTAATWHGHPLGTALQAGLACALVVFGLGITLSAFVGRTGAGSIVLAVVTAGLLAASAVLPSNITTHWVRTNWTPASVAQVAPRYELGTGVGTLDLSGVDIGKGRTLTTRAEVGAGQLKVVVPKDATVVLRAEVGIGDIRLPDEKTQDVDIRPGQEQRVTLAPPVGSKDGGTVELRLEVGVGQAEVARATS is encoded by the coding sequence ATGACAGATCACCAGCACGCCTCGACGGGAGCGCAGGCCGGGCAGCCGCAGGACGCGGTGTCCGGGCGCGGCTCCGGCGGTGCGTCCGCGCCGCCCGCACCGGGACAGGAGCCCGGCGTCCCCGCGCCGCCGGGCAAGTTCCGGCGCGACCGGCGGCACGGGACGCTGGGCGGGGTGTGCGCGGGCCTCGGCCGGCACTGCGACATGGATCCGGTGATCTTCCGGATCGGCCTCGCCGTGCTCGCCGCGACCGGCGGGCTCGGCCTGATCTTCTACGGCTTCGCCTGGCTCTTCGTCCCGTATGACGACGAAGAGGAGAACGAGGCGCGCAAGCTCCTCTCCGGCCGCGTGGACGGCCCGGCGCTGACGGCCGTGCTCTTCGCGCTCGTCGGCTGCGGGCTCTTCCTCTCCATGCTGAACAACGGCGGGGTGCTCACCTTCGCCGCCGTCCTCGCCCTGCTCCTCGCGGGCGCGGGGTACTGGTCCCAGCAGCGCGGAGCGGCCGACCCCGACCCGCTGGCCGCGCAGACCGTGGCCGACGCGCCGCCCGAGGCCCAGGCGCCGCCCGTCACCGGGGCGCCCTCCTGGTGGCGGGACCCGATAGTCAAGGACGGCACGCACGTCGGCGGGACCGGGTACTTCTGGGGGCCCGACAGCGGCGTCGACATCCGTTACGAGCCCACGGCGCACGCGCACCGTACGGTCTGGGGTCCTGACACCCCCTCCCGCGGTCCGGAAAGCCGAGCGCCCAAGCAGCGCGGGCCGCGGTGGATCGGTGGCTGGACGTTCCTCCTCGCACTGGCCGCGGGCTGCGCGGGCACCGCCGCGACGTGGCACGGCCACCCGCTCGGCACGGCTCTCCAGGCGGGTCTCGCGTGCGCGCTCGTCGTCTTCGGCCTGGGCATCACGCTCAGCGCCTTCGTCGGGCGGACCGGTGCCGGCTCGATCGTCCTCGCGGTCGTCACGGCCGGGCTCCTCGCCGCGTCGGCCGTGCTCCCCTCCAACATCACCACCCACTGGGTGCGCACCAACTGGACCCCGGCCTCCGTCGCCCAGGTCGCGCCGAGATACGAGCTCGGGACGGGCGTCGGCACGCTGGACCTGAGCGGGGTCGACATCGGCAAGGGCAGGACACTGACGACCAGAGCGGAGGTCGGGGCAGGACAGCTCAAGGTCGTCGTGCCGAAGGACGCGACGGTCGTGCTGCGGGCCGAGGTGGGAATCGGCGACATCCGGCTGCCGGACGAAAAGACACAGGACGTGGACATCCGTCCGGGACAGGAGCAAAGGGTGACCCTCGCACCGCCGGTGGGCAGCAAGGACGGCGGCACGGTCGAGCTGCGGCTCGAAGTCGGTGTCGGACAGGCGGAGGTGGCCCGTGCCACGTCATGA